Proteins co-encoded in one Nonomuraea helvata genomic window:
- a CDS encoding penicillin-binding transpeptidase domain-containing protein, whose amino-acid sequence MRRARRILAATATLAVASTTLTGCFEEPSPHDAVRDFLVGWQSGDYDLAAGRADGDRAVVRKALSDTKLELDAASFRFKIKSLSMTGEEAKADFHAEVDLGENNPLWEYEGMLPLHLVDGYWKVRWSPSVLHPQLKEGQRFAVDIEPKARKPIVDRTDEPLQSTTVFYSAGVYPAKIGNKAEEVAAKLSEYTGYAQDRLLSRIRSSPPDKFVPLVTFGRSRYQSMKAKLDTIEGIETQQQDQRVNPEPPRQIVGSVSALTPDLEQRLGGPEKAGDSVGRTGLQQAYQDYLTGSTQTKVITLDLKTGKQVALLKEWPGRQNVPVKTTIDRQVQAAAEQAAADTGTSALVAVQRDTGQILAVGAKGDMNQEKHALAGKFPAGTAFSIVAADALIKRKVSPKQRLACPEERTVGGAKFQQAGQSTGVTTSASFQENFAKGCVTALASLARRVSAADLTASAKAFGVGQSWRLPLKSFSGSLPTLSSDADKAKAIAGENVEVSPLGMALVAAAVASGTWHPPVLITDPKSPDPTAEAVQLPQPAPVPLDPEVRTALTSMMRAGAAGMSAGTGKDRVYGVKATVDNQYTWFVGWRGEVAVAVLAKNYDAAAEAGAFFAALQNSP is encoded by the coding sequence ATGAGACGCGCTCGCCGCATACTTGCCGCGACCGCCACCCTGGCGGTCGCGAGCACCACTCTGACAGGCTGCTTCGAGGAGCCCTCGCCGCACGACGCGGTGCGCGACTTCCTCGTGGGCTGGCAGTCGGGCGACTACGACCTGGCCGCGGGCCGTGCCGACGGCGACCGCGCCGTGGTGCGCAAGGCGCTGTCCGACACCAAGCTGGAGCTCGACGCGGCCTCGTTCCGGTTCAAGATCAAAAGCCTCAGCATGACGGGCGAGGAGGCCAAGGCCGACTTCCACGCCGAGGTCGACCTGGGCGAGAACAACCCGCTCTGGGAGTACGAGGGGATGCTCCCGCTCCACCTCGTGGACGGCTACTGGAAGGTGCGCTGGTCGCCTTCCGTGCTGCACCCGCAGCTCAAGGAGGGGCAGCGCTTCGCGGTCGACATCGAACCCAAGGCACGCAAGCCCATAGTCGACCGCACGGACGAGCCGCTCCAGAGCACCACCGTGTTCTACAGCGCGGGCGTCTACCCGGCCAAGATCGGCAACAAGGCGGAAGAGGTGGCCGCGAAGCTCTCCGAGTACACCGGCTACGCGCAGGACCGGCTGCTGAGCCGCATCAGGTCGTCGCCGCCGGACAAGTTCGTGCCGCTGGTCACGTTCGGGCGCTCGCGCTACCAGTCCATGAAGGCGAAGCTCGACACCATCGAGGGCATCGAGACGCAGCAGCAGGACCAGCGGGTCAACCCCGAGCCGCCCCGGCAGATCGTCGGCAGCGTCAGCGCCCTCACCCCCGACCTCGAGCAGCGGCTCGGCGGCCCGGAGAAGGCCGGTGACTCGGTCGGCAGGACCGGCCTGCAGCAGGCCTACCAGGACTACCTGACCGGCTCCACGCAGACCAAGGTGATCACCCTCGACCTCAAGACCGGCAAGCAGGTCGCGCTGCTCAAGGAGTGGCCGGGCCGGCAGAACGTCCCGGTGAAGACCACGATCGACCGGCAGGTCCAGGCGGCGGCCGAGCAGGCGGCGGCCGACACGGGCACGAGCGCGCTGGTGGCGGTGCAGCGTGACACCGGCCAGATCCTCGCGGTCGGGGCCAAGGGCGACATGAATCAGGAGAAGCACGCGCTGGCCGGCAAGTTCCCGGCGGGCACGGCGTTCTCGATCGTGGCCGCGGACGCGTTGATCAAGCGCAAGGTCAGCCCCAAGCAGCGGCTGGCGTGCCCGGAGGAGCGCACGGTCGGCGGCGCCAAGTTCCAGCAGGCTGGGCAGTCCACCGGGGTGACCACGTCGGCCAGCTTCCAGGAGAACTTCGCGAAGGGCTGCGTCACCGCGCTGGCGTCGCTGGCCCGCCGCGTCTCGGCCGCCGACCTGACCGCGAGCGCCAAGGCGTTCGGCGTGGGGCAGTCGTGGCGGCTGCCGCTCAAGTCGTTCAGCGGCTCGCTGCCCACGCTGTCCAGCGACGCCGACAAGGCCAAGGCCATCGCGGGCGAGAACGTCGAGGTGAGTCCGCTCGGCATGGCGCTGGTGGCCGCGGCGGTGGCCTCGGGCACCTGGCATCCGCCGGTGCTGATCACCGACCCCAAGTCGCCCGATCCCACGGCGGAGGCCGTGCAGCTTCCGCAGCCCGCTCCCGTGCCCCTGGACCCCGAGGTCCGCACGGCGCTGACCTCGATGATGCGGGCCGGCGCGGCCGGCATGAGCGCCGGGACGGGCAAGGACCGGGTGTACGGCGTCAAAGCCACCGTGGACAACCAGTACACGTGGTTCGTGGGCTGGCGGGGAGAGGTGGCCGTCGCGGTGCTGGCGAAGAACTACGACGCCGCGGCCGAGGCGGGCGCCTTCTTCGCCGCCCTTCAGAACTCACCGTGA
- the smpB gene encoding SsrA-binding protein SmpB has product MPRETGRKVIAQNKRARHDYHLEDTIEAGLVLQGTEVKSLREGRASLADGYASIDGGEAWLLNVHIPEYSQGTWTNHAARRKRKLLMHRKEIEKLAAKTKEGGLTIVPLTLYFKDGRAKVEIALARGKKDWDKRQSLAEQQAKREMARALRHRNR; this is encoded by the coding sequence ATGCCACGTGAGACCGGGCGTAAGGTCATCGCCCAAAATAAGCGTGCCAGGCACGACTACCACCTCGAGGACACGATCGAGGCGGGTCTCGTGCTCCAGGGCACCGAGGTGAAGTCGCTGCGCGAGGGCCGCGCCTCGCTCGCCGACGGCTACGCCAGCATCGACGGCGGCGAAGCGTGGCTGCTCAACGTCCACATCCCCGAATACTCCCAGGGGACGTGGACCAACCACGCAGCCCGGCGCAAGCGCAAGCTGCTGATGCACCGTAAAGAGATCGAAAAGCTCGCCGCCAAGACCAAGGAGGGCGGGCTCACGATCGTGCCGCTGACGCTCTACTTCAAGGACGGCAGGGCCAAGGTCGAGATCGCCCTCGCCCGAGGCAAGAAAGACTGGGACAAGCGGCAGTCGCTGGCGGAGCAGCAGGCCAAGCGGGAGATGGCCCGCGCGCTGCGCCACCGCAACCGATGA
- the ftsX gene encoding permease-like cell division protein FtsX, whose protein sequence is MRANFIFSEVWIGLRRNLTMTIAVVITVAVGMAMLGVGLMINAQVGMMKGYWDDKVEVSVFLCTKGSAMDTCKGKEITKGQMDQLQQTIKSTPGVKEVLFEDQAAAYENFQKLYASNKALVAATKVEDMPPSFRVKVADPNNYQSIIQTLQGKPGVAQVMDQAQLIGPFFKLLDKLAFYALAVAIILVLAAALLIGNTVRLSAFNRRRETGIMRLVGASNLYIQLPFVMEGVIAGLIGGVFAAIILIVTKVFLFEELGQYLGDATAQLGWNDVAQTISITMIIGVVICVLASFVTLRRYLRV, encoded by the coding sequence ATGCGGGCGAATTTCATCTTTTCCGAGGTCTGGATCGGCCTCCGCCGCAACCTGACCATGACGATCGCGGTGGTCATCACCGTGGCCGTCGGCATGGCGATGCTGGGCGTCGGCCTGATGATCAACGCCCAGGTCGGCATGATGAAGGGCTACTGGGACGACAAGGTCGAGGTCTCGGTCTTCCTCTGCACCAAGGGTTCCGCCATGGACACCTGCAAGGGCAAGGAGATCACCAAGGGCCAGATGGATCAGCTCCAGCAGACCATCAAGAGCACTCCTGGGGTCAAGGAGGTGCTCTTCGAGGACCAGGCGGCGGCTTATGAGAACTTCCAGAAGCTGTACGCGTCCAACAAGGCTCTCGTGGCCGCCACCAAGGTCGAGGACATGCCGCCGTCCTTCCGCGTCAAGGTGGCAGATCCGAACAACTACCAGTCCATCATCCAGACCCTGCAGGGCAAGCCCGGAGTGGCGCAGGTGATGGACCAGGCACAGCTGATCGGGCCCTTCTTCAAGCTGCTCGACAAGCTCGCCTTCTACGCGCTCGCCGTGGCGATCATCCTGGTGCTGGCGGCGGCGCTGCTGATCGGCAACACCGTACGGCTCTCCGCGTTCAACCGGCGGAGAGAGACGGGCATCATGCGGCTGGTCGGCGCGTCCAACCTCTACATCCAGCTCCCGTTCGTCATGGAAGGCGTGATCGCGGGCCTCATCGGTGGGGTCTTCGCGGCGATCATCCTGATCGTGACCAAGGTTTTCCTCTTCGAGGAACTGGGGCAGTACCTGGGTGACGCGACCGCGCAGCTGGGCTGGAACGACGTGGCCCAGACCATCTCGATCACCATGATTATCGGTGTGGTCATCTGTGTGCTGGCGTCGTTCGTGACCCTCCGCCGCTACCTCAGGGTGTAG
- the ftsE gene encoding cell division ATP-binding protein FtsE produces MIHFDNVTKVYANQNRPALDHVSVDVDKGEFVFLVGPSGSGKSTFLRLVLKEERPNSGAIHVAGKDLARLSNFKVPHLRRRIGCVFQDFRLLPNKNVYENVAFALEVIGKPRRFIRKVVPEVIELVGLEGKAHRMPDELSGGEQQRVAMARAFVNRPMILLADEPTGNIDPATSIGIMKVLDRINRTGTTVVMATHDAAIVDSMRKRVVELEDGKIVRDQSRGVYGQAY; encoded by the coding sequence GTGATCCATTTCGATAATGTCACCAAGGTCTATGCGAACCAGAACCGGCCCGCCCTCGACCACGTATCCGTAGACGTGGACAAGGGTGAGTTCGTGTTCCTCGTCGGTCCTTCGGGATCAGGCAAGTCCACGTTCCTGCGTCTGGTCCTGAAGGAGGAGCGGCCCAACTCCGGCGCCATCCACGTCGCCGGCAAGGATCTGGCCCGCCTCTCCAACTTCAAGGTGCCTCACCTGCGCCGCCGCATCGGCTGCGTCTTCCAGGACTTCAGGCTGCTCCCGAACAAGAACGTCTACGAGAACGTGGCGTTCGCGCTCGAGGTCATCGGCAAGCCCCGGCGGTTCATCCGCAAGGTGGTGCCCGAGGTCATCGAGCTGGTCGGCCTGGAAGGCAAGGCCCACCGCATGCCCGACGAGTTGTCCGGCGGCGAGCAGCAGCGCGTCGCCATGGCCCGCGCCTTCGTCAACCGGCCCATGATCCTGCTGGCCGACGAGCCCACGGGCAACATCGACCCCGCGACGAGCATCGGCATCATGAAGGTGCTCGACCGCATCAACAGGACTGGCACCACGGTCGTCATGGCCACGCACGACGCGGCCATCGTCGACTCCATGCGCAAGCGCGTGGTGGAGCTGGAGGACGGCAAGATCGTCCGTGACCAGTCGCGTGGCGTTTACGGCCAGGCGTACTGA
- the prfB gene encoding peptide chain release factor 2 — MAGIDPAEEINELAGTLRSIQDVLDLDAMRKQIEELEQQVAAPDLWDDPDQAQKVTSKLSHLQGELNRVEGVARRLDDLTVLYELAAEEGDDDTRAEADKELESLRSDIGAMEVRTLLSGEYDSREALVTINSQAGGVDAADWAEMLFRMYLRWAERKGYSTEVYDTSYAEEAGIKSATFTIKSPYAYGTLRGEHGTHRLVRISPFDNQGRRQTSFAGVDVVPVVEQTDHIDINEDELRVDVYRSSGPGGQGVNTTDSAVRITHIPSGIVVSCQNERSQLQNRASAMNVLQAKLLERKRQEEAEKMSELRGATTTSWGTQIRNYVLHPYQIVKDLRTGTEAGNPTAVLDGDLDEFIESEIRWMRRQESEGGAGS; from the coding sequence GTGGCAGGCATCGATCCGGCAGAAGAGATCAACGAGCTCGCGGGCACGCTCCGCAGCATCCAGGACGTGCTCGACCTCGACGCGATGCGCAAGCAGATCGAGGAGCTGGAGCAGCAGGTTGCCGCGCCCGACCTGTGGGACGACCCCGACCAGGCTCAGAAGGTCACGAGCAAGCTCTCGCACCTCCAGGGTGAGCTCAACCGTGTCGAGGGCGTCGCGCGCCGTCTCGACGACCTGACGGTCCTGTACGAGCTGGCGGCCGAGGAGGGCGACGACGACACGCGCGCCGAGGCCGACAAGGAGCTCGAGTCGCTCAGGTCCGACATCGGCGCCATGGAAGTGCGCACGCTGCTCTCGGGCGAGTACGACTCCCGAGAGGCGCTCGTGACGATCAACTCCCAGGCGGGCGGGGTCGACGCCGCCGACTGGGCCGAGATGCTCTTCCGCATGTATCTGCGGTGGGCCGAGCGCAAGGGCTACTCGACCGAGGTCTACGACACCTCCTACGCGGAGGAGGCCGGCATCAAGTCGGCCACGTTCACGATCAAGTCGCCCTACGCGTACGGCACGCTCCGTGGTGAGCACGGCACCCACCGGCTGGTCCGCATCAGCCCGTTCGACAACCAGGGCCGCAGGCAGACCTCGTTCGCCGGCGTGGACGTCGTGCCGGTCGTCGAGCAGACCGACCACATCGACATCAACGAGGACGAGCTCCGCGTCGACGTCTACCGTTCGAGCGGCCCGGGCGGGCAGGGCGTCAACACGACCGACTCGGCGGTGCGCATCACGCACATCCCGTCCGGCATCGTCGTCTCCTGCCAGAACGAGCGCTCCCAGCTCCAGAACCGCGCCAGCGCCATGAACGTCCTGCAGGCCAAGCTGCTGGAGCGCAAGCGGCAGGAGGAGGCGGAGAAGATGTCTGAGCTGCGCGGCGCCACCACGACGTCCTGGGGCACGCAGATCCGCAACTACGTGCTGCACCCGTACCAGATCGTGAAGGACCTGCGCACGGGCACAGAGGCCGGCAACCCGACGGCGGTGCTGGACGGCGACCTCGACGAGTTCATCGAGTCCGAGATCCGCTGGATGCGCCGGCAGGAGTCGGAGGGCGGCGCGGGCTCCTAG
- a CDS encoding Clp protease N-terminal domain-containing protein, which yields MSAIDHYINAIIVQGKAEALADGSAAIEPHHLLLAIASIEENAARQALAAAGLDRQAIRDALDKEFEHSLSGAGVSLASFRLPTPTPDPKRSLSIGASTKLALDRAIGGATGKKDLRPGHLLLGILQAEIGTVPRALTLAGVDRAALMASVRQALANGSW from the coding sequence GTGAGCGCTATCGACCACTACATCAACGCGATCATCGTGCAGGGCAAGGCCGAGGCCCTGGCGGACGGATCGGCGGCGATCGAGCCGCACCACCTCCTGCTGGCGATCGCCTCCATCGAGGAGAACGCCGCCCGGCAGGCGCTCGCCGCCGCCGGCCTCGACCGGCAGGCGATCCGGGACGCGCTGGACAAGGAGTTCGAGCACAGCCTGAGCGGGGCCGGGGTGTCGCTCGCCTCGTTCCGCCTCCCCACGCCGACCCCCGACCCGAAGCGCTCCCTGAGCATCGGGGCCTCGACCAAACTCGCCCTCGATCGCGCCATCGGGGGCGCCACCGGCAAGAAGGACCTGCGCCCCGGCCACCTGCTGCTGGGCATCCTGCAGGCCGAGATCGGCACCGTGCCGAGGGCGCTGACCCTGGCGGGCGTGGACCGGGCCGCCCTCATGGCGAGCGTCCGGCAGGCGCTGGCGAACGGAAGCTGGTAA
- a CDS encoding ABC transporter ATP-binding protein, with translation MTTGPVVLDVDGLRMRYGSSDVLRDVTFQARHGEVLALLGPNGAGKTTTIEILEGFRMRSAGRAEVLGVDPARGDERWRARLGVVLQSWRDHGKWRVRELLAHLGTYYASYATGRIRRPWDAGELIDAVGLTGQADKKIRTLSGGQRRRLDVAIGLVGRPELLFLDEPTAAFDPQARREFHDLVRDVVSRDETTVLLTTHDLDEAEKLADRIVVLDGGRIVADGTAGELARRIAGEDEVRWTRDGQRHTHRTADSTRFARELFDRHGDEIRELEIRRASLEQTYLTLVHHAEGASR, from the coding sequence ATGACCACCGGACCAGTCGTTCTCGACGTCGACGGGCTGCGCATGCGTTACGGCTCGTCCGATGTCCTGCGGGATGTGACGTTCCAAGCCCGCCATGGCGAAGTGCTGGCCCTGCTGGGGCCGAACGGGGCGGGCAAGACCACCACGATCGAGATCCTCGAAGGCTTCAGGATGCGGTCGGCCGGCCGGGCCGAGGTGCTGGGCGTCGACCCCGCGCGCGGCGACGAGCGGTGGCGGGCCCGGCTCGGCGTCGTACTGCAGTCCTGGCGCGACCACGGCAAGTGGCGGGTGCGCGAACTGCTCGCCCACCTCGGCACCTACTACGCCTCCTACGCCACCGGCCGGATCCGGCGGCCGTGGGACGCCGGCGAGCTCATCGATGCCGTCGGACTCACCGGACAGGCCGACAAGAAGATCAGGACGCTCTCCGGCGGCCAGCGGCGCAGGCTGGACGTGGCGATCGGCCTCGTGGGCCGGCCCGAGCTGCTCTTCCTCGACGAGCCGACCGCCGCGTTCGACCCCCAGGCCCGGCGGGAGTTCCACGACCTCGTACGCGACGTCGTCAGCCGCGACGAGACCACGGTCCTGCTCACCACGCACGACCTGGACGAGGCCGAGAAGCTCGCCGACCGCATCGTCGTGCTCGACGGCGGCCGGATCGTCGCGGACGGCACGGCGGGCGAGCTGGCGCGACGGATCGCGGGCGAGGACGAGGTGCGCTGGACCCGCGACGGGCAGCGCCACACCCACAGGACGGCCGACTCCACCAGGTTCGCGCGTGAGCTGTTCGACCGGCACGGCGACGAGATCCGCGAGCTGGAGATCCGCCGGGCCTCGCTGGAGCAGACGTACCTGACCCTGGTCCACCATGCCGAGGGAGCGAGCCGATGA
- a CDS encoding ABC transporter permease — MNPTALRAGWSRGLIELRQSFTNGAELFSHFLWPVLMLAVMFFMRERSFGSSGLLLGTLALPGILGMNAGLGLVSMSQHLTADREDGTLLRAKATPHGMPAYLIGKVVYVSGSLIADLAIFLIPGLFIVEGLHVRAGSWPTLAWVLVLGLVATLPIGAVLGSVFTSARGQGLLQLPVMAMMAISGIFYPVTALPEWLQWVAQAFPMYWMGLGMRSALLPDGAVAIEIGESWRHLETAGVLAAWAVLGLLAAPVVLRRMARRESGSSMAARRDRALQRVG, encoded by the coding sequence ATGAACCCGACCGCATTACGCGCGGGCTGGTCCCGCGGCCTGATCGAACTGCGGCAGTCGTTCACCAACGGCGCCGAGCTGTTCAGCCACTTCCTCTGGCCGGTGCTGATGCTGGCCGTCATGTTCTTCATGCGCGAGAGGTCGTTCGGGTCGAGCGGGCTCCTCCTGGGCACCCTCGCGCTCCCCGGCATCCTGGGGATGAACGCCGGGCTCGGCCTGGTCAGCATGAGCCAGCACCTCACCGCCGACCGCGAGGACGGCACCCTGCTGCGGGCCAAGGCGACTCCGCACGGCATGCCCGCGTACCTGATCGGCAAGGTCGTGTACGTGTCCGGCAGCCTGATCGCGGACCTCGCCATCTTCCTGATCCCCGGGCTGTTCATCGTCGAAGGGCTGCACGTCCGGGCCGGCTCGTGGCCCACGCTGGCCTGGGTGCTGGTGCTGGGCCTGGTGGCCACCCTGCCCATCGGGGCCGTCCTGGGCTCGGTGTTCACGAGCGCACGCGGCCAAGGGCTGCTGCAGCTGCCGGTCATGGCCATGATGGCGATCTCGGGCATCTTCTATCCGGTGACCGCGCTGCCCGAGTGGCTGCAGTGGGTCGCGCAGGCGTTCCCGATGTACTGGATGGGGCTCGGAATGCGCTCCGCCCTGCTGCCGGACGGCGCGGTCGCCATCGAGATCGGCGAGTCGTGGCGGCACCTGGAGACCGCCGGCGTCCTGGCGGCCTGGGCCGTGCTCGGCCTGCTCGCGGCGCCGGTCGTGCTGCGCAGGATGGCACGCAGGGAGTCCGGGTCGAGCATGGCCGCACGCCGCGACCGCGCGCTGCAGCGGGTCGGGTGA
- a CDS encoding DUF418 domain-containing protein: MNVTTVTGRSLAPDLARGFMLLPIALAHTPLFVAGRASGAVDAVATFLKHLLADNQARPMFVFLFGYALGQMLRRHQARGGDWPSLKALLRRRSGWLIAIGFVNGVVLVPLDIIAVYGVTLLALVALIRARDSVLCWTAAAALVPATLMVAWQSMATYAGMVPATLAGTLPDSLGAHVMADLLGWPLKTLLSTLAVVPGMLLGIWAARRRILDEPERHAVLLRRVALACLGAALAGRLPAALLVAGAWTTDSYAAVAVAHTLTGYAGGIGLAALIGLVAMRAERARRTTDAGPGPVTTALAALGRRSLTFYLLQSVVFVVLFYPFTLDLGDDLGVAAACGIAVTLWAVSILLAEWMRRAGHRGPAEVLLRRLTYRRSTTP; the protein is encoded by the coding sequence GTGAACGTCACCACCGTGACCGGCCGGTCACTCGCACCCGACCTGGCCCGCGGCTTCATGCTGCTGCCCATCGCGCTGGCCCACACACCGCTGTTCGTCGCCGGGCGGGCCTCCGGGGCCGTGGACGCCGTCGCGACGTTCCTCAAGCACCTGCTGGCGGACAACCAGGCCCGGCCCATGTTCGTGTTCCTGTTCGGCTACGCGCTGGGCCAGATGCTGCGGCGCCATCAGGCCCGCGGCGGCGACTGGCCTTCGCTCAAAGCGCTGCTGCGGCGCAGGAGCGGGTGGCTGATCGCCATCGGCTTCGTGAACGGCGTCGTGCTGGTGCCGCTGGACATCATCGCGGTGTACGGGGTGACGTTGCTCGCCCTCGTCGCCCTGATACGTGCCCGCGACTCGGTGCTGTGCTGGACCGCCGCCGCGGCCCTCGTGCCCGCGACGCTCATGGTCGCCTGGCAGAGCATGGCGACCTACGCCGGCATGGTGCCCGCCACGCTGGCAGGCACCCTGCCCGACAGCCTCGGCGCCCACGTCATGGCCGACCTCCTGGGATGGCCGCTCAAGACGCTCCTGTCCACGCTCGCCGTCGTGCCCGGCATGCTCCTGGGGATCTGGGCCGCCCGCCGCAGGATCCTGGACGAGCCGGAGCGGCACGCGGTCCTGCTGCGCCGCGTCGCCCTGGCCTGCCTCGGGGCCGCGCTGGCGGGCAGGCTCCCCGCGGCCCTCCTGGTCGCCGGGGCGTGGACGACCGACTCGTACGCGGCCGTCGCCGTCGCCCACACCCTCACCGGGTACGCCGGCGGCATCGGCCTGGCGGCCCTCATCGGCCTGGTCGCGATGCGGGCCGAACGGGCACGTCGCACCACCGACGCCGGACCCGGACCGGTCACCACCGCCCTGGCCGCGCTCGGCCGGCGGTCACTGACGTTCTACCTGCTCCAGTCGGTGGTGTTCGTCGTGCTGTTCTACCCGTTCACCCTGGATCTGGGCGACGACCTCGGTGTCGCCGCCGCCTGCGGGATCGCGGTCACCCTGTGGGCGGTCTCGATCCTGCTGGCGGAGTGGATGCGCCGCGCCGGTCACCGCGGACCGGCGGAGGTGCTCCTGCGGCGGCTGACCTACCGCAGGAGCACGACGCCCTAG